From Helicoverpa zea isolate HzStark_Cry1AcR chromosome 23, ilHelZeax1.1, whole genome shotgun sequence, one genomic window encodes:
- the LOC124642104 gene encoding piggyBac transposable element-derived protein 4-like, which produces MIRNIEELPEGRGLETALHPKRMRRWQPSNVPPPSSASPSSPSRSARAAPSPHLSPASPRRRRRLLDKCTSDLINYGSDDDSDNSDEEGDIVAPVVPRVCRTLMETPLDHDYDVNTAGDPAPATHSTLAGGLEPADVPLRATEQPWRLYDFNWREFPNPPPSPESRREFFSNINVGPTTPHADPYDIFIEIWDRQIMEHIASETNRYARQVVSQMCNSNQLFPRSRIIRWYDTTADELYVYFGLNLAMGIVSKSRLEEYWGSTPDVFHTPGFSAHMSIDRFLLINKCLHFNNNDDMRALDLDYSEARLFKIKPILVHLNQKFQSMYTPAQNLALDESLLMWKGWLEICQLIPNKAANRGIKTYEICESRTGYLWRFEIHAHKRSQPQHYESPLDASTPAIVLKLVQGLEHKGYTLWMDNFYNSPCLARRLKCLGFDCVGTLRTDRKFVPQVLNSLTKTNMRRGQIAGLSSGDVDIMVWRDNSRVAMISTYHGNGQQTVGESTKPILILDYNIMMGGVDKKDQLLAMYPVERKRSKVWYKKLFRRLLNVSVLNSYIIHQHTSSVTHRNFRMRLVKSILSKHSTTPRIPPALTQHKADVSHRLSMYPKGKHQRLRRACAACNKRVLTFCVGCLKTVCMEPCFLKIHS; this is translated from the exons ATGATCCGCAATATTGAAGAGCTGCCGGAAGGTCGGGGTCTGGAAACTGCTTTGCATCCCAAAAGGATGCGCAGATGGCAACC ATCAAATGTCCCACCACCTTCATCAGCGTCGCCATCATCGCCATCGAGGTCTGCACGCGCTGCTCCGTCGCCGCATCTATCTCCAGCTTCACCTCGTCGTCGTCGGCGCCTGCTAGATAAATGTACCTCCGACCTCATCAATTATG GAAGTGATGATGACTCTGACAACAGTGATGAGGAAGGGGATATTGTTGCTCCAGTTGTTCCAAGAGTGTGTCGGACCTTGATGGAAACACCCTTGGACCATGACTATGATGTGAATACCGCCGGGGACCCAGCACCAGCCACTCACAGCACACTTGCCGGTGGACTTGAGCCCGCCGATGTCCCCCTTAGGGCGACGGAGCAGCCATGGCGTCTCTATGACTTCAACTGGAGAGAGTTTCCAAACCCTCCTCCCTCACCTGAATCGAGGCGAGAATTTTTTTCCAATATTAATGTCGGTCCGACAACTCCACATGCCGACCCATATGACATTTTCATCGAAATATGGGATCGGCAAATTATGGAGCACATTGCCTCGGAGACGAATAGATACGCTCGGCAGGTGGTATCCCAGATGTGTAATAGTAATCAACTCTTCCCCAGAAGCCGCATCATCCGTTGGTATGACACCACGGCCGATGAACTATATGTTTATTTCGGCCTAAATCTAGCCATGGGGATTGTGAGTAAATCACGGTTGGAGGAATACTGGGGTTCCACCCCTGACGTATTTCATACTCCGGGTTTTAGCGCACACATGTCCATCGACCGttttttacttattaataaatgtCTGCATTTTAATAACAACGATGACATGCGTGCGCTAGACCTGGACTACTCCGAGGCCaggttatttaaaattaagccAATACTGGTACACCTAAACCAAAAATTTCAAAGTATGTATACTCCAGCGCAGAACCTTGCGCTGGACGAAAGTCTTTTAATGTGGAAAGGCTGGTTGGAAATTTGCCAGCTTATCCCAAATAAAGCAGCAAATAGAGGCATTAAAACTTATGAGATTTGTGAATCTCGAACCGGCTACCTATGGCGGTTTGAGATTCACGCTCATAAAAGGTCTCAGCCTCAGCACTACGAAAGTCCACTGGACGCGTCTACCCCGGCTATTGTCCTAAAACTAGTCCAAGGACTGGAACACAAGGGGTACACGCTCTGGATGGACAATTTTTACAATTCCCCATGTCTGGCTCGTCGACTCAAGTGTTTGGGCTTTGACTGCGTAGGGACTTTGCGGACAGATCGCAAATTTGTCCCGCAGGTCCTAAACAGCCTAACTAAAACTAATATGCGACGGGGACAGATCGCTGGTCTCAGCTCAGGGGACGTCGATATCATGGTATGGAGAGATAACAGTAGGGTAGCTATGATCTCTACATACCATGGCAACGGCCAACAAACAGTCGGAGAGTCCACCAAACCCATCTTGATATTGGATTACAATATCATGATGGGTGGGGTGGATAAAAAAGACCAGCTTCTGGCCATGTATCCTGTCGAAAGAAAACGTTCAAAGGTGTGGTACAAAAAATTATTTAGGAGACTTCTAAACGTCTCTGTATTAAATTCGTATATCATCCATCAACACACTTCTTCTGTCACTCATCGAAATTTCCGTATGAGACTTGTAAAATCTATTCTATCTAAACATTCCACCACTCCGCGGATCCCGCCAGCACTCACACAGCATAAAGCGGACGTAAGCCACCGCTTGTCTATGTATCCCAAAGGGAAACATCAGCGCTTGCGGCGGGCTTGCGCGGCTTGCAATAAACGGGTGCTTACGTTCTGTGTTGGCTGCCTCAAAACGGTTTGTATGGAGCCCTGTTTCCTTAAAATACATTCGTAG